GATCCCCATGACCAGGAAGACCAGCTTCAGCCAGGGACCCGTCCCCAGCCAGGCGTCGAGCCCGTAGCCGATGGCGAACCCCACCAGCGGGCCGCTCACCATGTGCATGCCGATGACGCCCGTGGTGGCAAGGGATTCCATGCCCTTGCTCTGCTGTTTGAAAATGTCCTTCAGTGACACGTTTTCTCCTGCCTCCGGCTGTGATGACGGGCGGGCGGGGACCGCAAAATCGTTTGGGCCCCCTGAAGCCGTGTCAATGTACAAATTATCACAATGGCATGGCTGCGTCAATGCAATTTGTGGATTTGCACCGGCTTCCTGCCAGGAAGGGCGTGCGTCCCGCGCTTCTATCTTGCTGAAAAAGAAGATATTTTTTAACTATCTGACATATTTTATAAAAAAGGCCGAGAGCCCCGGAAGCGTCAAAAATCCGTACCGTGCCGCACCGGGGAACGGCCCCCGCCTCAGGTGCGGCGCTGCCAGCAGCTCACGCTTTCCACATGCGGGCTGTGGGGGAAGAGGTCCAGGGGCGTCACCTGCATCAGTTCATAGTCGGCGGAGAGGGCCCGGGCATCGCGGGCCAGGGTGGCCGGGTTGCAGGAGATGTAGACCAGGCGTTCCGGCGCCAGATGGCGCAGGGCCGCCAGGGCTTCCGGGGCCACACCGCCGCGCGGCGGGTCCAGCAGGGCATGATCCCAGTGGCCGGGGCCGTGCTCGCGGGCCAGGGCCGTCAGCAGGCGGGCGGCGTCCCCGGCCTCGTAGCGGCAGTGGCCGAAGCCGAAACGGCGGGCATTGCGTTCCGCCAGGAGCACGGCGCGGCGGTCGTATTCCATGCCCAGCACCTCGTCGAAATGTCCCGCTGCCAGCAGGCCCGGAGCTCCGGCGCCGCAATAGACGTCCAGCAGGCGGCGGGGCGCCGCGCCCGGCCGGGGGGAGAGGAGCTGCTCCACGGCCGTGGCGGCCAGCCGTTCGGCGGCCAGGCCGTTGACCTGGAAAAAGGAAGCGGGATCGAGGCCGAACCAGCGGCCGCCCAGGGGCAGATACAGCGGGGCTTCGTCGCCCGGCAGGGCCTCGCCCCGCCGGTCGAGGCAGAGCACGCGCCGCTCCCCGGCCACCAGGGCGTCAGGGGTGGCGCGTTCCTCATGGACGAAGGCCTGGACGCAGGGGAAGGCATCCAGCAGTTCCCGGCCCATGCGGGCCACCGTGCGGCGCTGTTCCGCCGTGCCGGGGCTGGTGACGCAGGTGAGCCACCAGCGGCGTCCCGGGGCATCGGCCGCGGCGGCCTGTGCCGGAGCGGGATCGGGCCAGCCGCAGCGCACCACCAGGAAGCGCCAGAAGCCGCACTCCTCCGCACCGGGGCGTTCCCGCCGGGGGCGGCGTCCGCGTCCCTTGTCCGTCCGGGGGCGCAGGCGGCCTTCCTCGGCGGCGCTGCGCGGCGGCACATAGGCGGGCAGGCCGCTGCGGGCGGCCAGACCGGCGCAGGCCGTGACCAGTCCCGGCCCCTCAGCGGGCAGCAGGGCGCAGCCGGGCACCGGCAGCACCTGCAGGCCGCCGCGCCGGCGCAGGCCCAGGCACAGGCCGCTGCCGTCGGCAGGGCCGAAGGCGAATTCCATCTTGTTG
This is a stretch of genomic DNA from Desulfovibrio piger. It encodes these proteins:
- a CDS encoding class I SAM-dependent RNA methyltransferase, whose product is MTDEIVCRIDALAHDGRGLHRPEDGGPVIFVAGSLPGQTVRARIIRRQKRFWEARRTAVLEDVALAADICPHGEDCGGCPWQRLPYAAQLRWKGQLVRDALERIGGLGRDAALPLRPALGSPEQRAFRNKMEFAFGPADGSGLCLGLRRRGGLQVLPVPGCALLPAEGPGLVTACAGLAARSGLPAYVPPRSAAEEGRLRPRTDKGRGRRPRRERPGAEECGFWRFLVVRCGWPDPAPAQAAAADAPGRRWWLTCVTSPGTAEQRRTVARMGRELLDAFPCVQAFVHEERATPDALVAGERRVLCLDRRGEALPGDEAPLYLPLGGRWFGLDPASFFQVNGLAAERLAATAVEQLLSPRPGAAPRRLLDVYCGAGAPGLLAAGHFDEVLGMEYDRRAVLLAERNARRFGFGHCRYEAGDAARLLTALAREHGPGHWDHALLDPPRGGVAPEALAALRHLAPERLVYISCNPATLARDARALSADYELMQVTPLDLFPHSPHVESVSCWQRRT